The Drosophila innubila isolate TH190305 chromosome 3R unlocalized genomic scaffold, UK_Dinn_1.0 2_E_3R, whole genome shotgun sequence genome has a segment encoding these proteins:
- the LOC117790831 gene encoding probable histone-binding protein Caf1 isoform X1 yields MVDRSDNAAESFDDAVEERVINEEYKIWKKNTPFLYDLVMTHALEWPSLTAQWLPDVTKQDGKDYSVHRLILGTHTSDEQNHLLIASVQLPSEDAQFDGSHYDNEKGEFGGFGSVCGKIEIEIKINHEGEVNRARYMPQNACVIATKTPSSDVLVFDYTKHPSKPEPSGECQPDLRLRGHQKEGYGLSWNPNLNGYLLSASDDHTICLWDINATPKEHRVIDAKNIFTGHTAVVEDVAWHLLHESLFGSVADDQKLMIWDTRNNNTSKPSHTVDAHTAEVNCLSFNPYSEFILATGSADKTVALWDLRNLKLKLHSFESHKDEIFQVQWSPHNETILASSGTDRRLHVWDLSKIGEEQSSEDAEDGPPELLFIHGGHTAKISDFSWNPNEPWIICSVSEDNIMQVWQMAENVYNDEEPEIPASDLETNTA; encoded by the exons ATGGTGGATCGCAGTGATAATG CAGCGGAATCCTTTGACGATGCCGTCGAGGAGCGTGTCATTAACGAAGAGTACAAGATATGGAAGAAGAACACTCCATTTCTGTACGATCTAGTAATGACGCACGCTCTGGAATGGCCCTCGTTGACGGCACAATGGCTGCCAGATGTGACGAAGCAGGATGGCAAAGATTACTCTGTGCATCGCCTTATATTGGGCACACACACCTCGGATGAACAGAATCATTTGCTAATTGCCAGCGTCCAGTTGCCCAGCGAAGATGCACAGTTCGATGGCTCACACTATGACAATGAGAAGGGCGAATTTGGTGGTTTTGGCTCAGTGTGTGGTAAgatcgaaattgaaattaagatCAATCACGAAGGCGAGGTGAACCGTGCACGCTACATGCCGCAAAATGCGTGTGTCATTGCAACCAAAACTCCATCAAGTGATGTCCTCGTCTTTGACTACACAAAACATCCCAGCAAACCTGAACCATCCGGTGAATGTCAGCCCGACTTGCGATTACGGGGACATCAAAAGGAGGGATACGGCCTCTCGTGGAATCCCAATTTGAATG GTTACTTGCTCTCGGCTTCCGACGATCACACCATCTGCTTGTGGGATATCAATGCCACGCCTAAGGAGCATCGCGTTATCGATGCCAAGAATATATTCACTGGCCACACGGCCGTCGTTGAGGATGTGGCCTGGCATTTGTTGCACGAATCGCTATTTGGCTCGGTGGCCGATGATCAGAAACTTATGATTTGGGATACAAGGAACAACAACACCTCAAAGCCCTCGCACACCGTCGATGCACACACTGCCGAAGTCAATTGCTTGAGCTTTAATCCTTACTCGGAGTTCATATTGGCTACTGGATCTGCGGATAAGACGGTCGCATTGTGGGATTTACGTAATCTTAAGTTAAAACTACATTCCTTTGAGTCGCACAAGGATGAAATCTTTCAGGTTCAATGGTCGCCGCATAATGAGACGATTTTGGCCTCATCGGGCACCGATCGTCGCCTGCACGTTTGGGATTTATCGAAAATTGGCGAGGAGCAGAGCTCCGAGGATGCCGAGGACGGCCCACCAGAGCTGCTCTTCATTCATGGTGGCCATACAGCCAAAATCAGCGACTTCTCCTGGAATCCCAATGAGCCATGGATCATTTGCTCTGTATCCGAAGATAATATCATGCAAGTCTGGCAAATGGCCGAGAACGTCTACAACGATGAAGAGCCCGAGATACCCGCCTCCGATCTGGAAACCAATACCGCTTAA
- the LOC117790831 gene encoding probable histone-binding protein Caf1 isoform X2, translated as MVDRSDNAESFDDAVEERVINEEYKIWKKNTPFLYDLVMTHALEWPSLTAQWLPDVTKQDGKDYSVHRLILGTHTSDEQNHLLIASVQLPSEDAQFDGSHYDNEKGEFGGFGSVCGKIEIEIKINHEGEVNRARYMPQNACVIATKTPSSDVLVFDYTKHPSKPEPSGECQPDLRLRGHQKEGYGLSWNPNLNGYLLSASDDHTICLWDINATPKEHRVIDAKNIFTGHTAVVEDVAWHLLHESLFGSVADDQKLMIWDTRNNNTSKPSHTVDAHTAEVNCLSFNPYSEFILATGSADKTVALWDLRNLKLKLHSFESHKDEIFQVQWSPHNETILASSGTDRRLHVWDLSKIGEEQSSEDAEDGPPELLFIHGGHTAKISDFSWNPNEPWIICSVSEDNIMQVWQMAENVYNDEEPEIPASDLETNTA; from the exons ATGGTGGATCGCAGTGATAATG CGGAATCCTTTGACGATGCCGTCGAGGAGCGTGTCATTAACGAAGAGTACAAGATATGGAAGAAGAACACTCCATTTCTGTACGATCTAGTAATGACGCACGCTCTGGAATGGCCCTCGTTGACGGCACAATGGCTGCCAGATGTGACGAAGCAGGATGGCAAAGATTACTCTGTGCATCGCCTTATATTGGGCACACACACCTCGGATGAACAGAATCATTTGCTAATTGCCAGCGTCCAGTTGCCCAGCGAAGATGCACAGTTCGATGGCTCACACTATGACAATGAGAAGGGCGAATTTGGTGGTTTTGGCTCAGTGTGTGGTAAgatcgaaattgaaattaagatCAATCACGAAGGCGAGGTGAACCGTGCACGCTACATGCCGCAAAATGCGTGTGTCATTGCAACCAAAACTCCATCAAGTGATGTCCTCGTCTTTGACTACACAAAACATCCCAGCAAACCTGAACCATCCGGTGAATGTCAGCCCGACTTGCGATTACGGGGACATCAAAAGGAGGGATACGGCCTCTCGTGGAATCCCAATTTGAATG GTTACTTGCTCTCGGCTTCCGACGATCACACCATCTGCTTGTGGGATATCAATGCCACGCCTAAGGAGCATCGCGTTATCGATGCCAAGAATATATTCACTGGCCACACGGCCGTCGTTGAGGATGTGGCCTGGCATTTGTTGCACGAATCGCTATTTGGCTCGGTGGCCGATGATCAGAAACTTATGATTTGGGATACAAGGAACAACAACACCTCAAAGCCCTCGCACACCGTCGATGCACACACTGCCGAAGTCAATTGCTTGAGCTTTAATCCTTACTCGGAGTTCATATTGGCTACTGGATCTGCGGATAAGACGGTCGCATTGTGGGATTTACGTAATCTTAAGTTAAAACTACATTCCTTTGAGTCGCACAAGGATGAAATCTTTCAGGTTCAATGGTCGCCGCATAATGAGACGATTTTGGCCTCATCGGGCACCGATCGTCGCCTGCACGTTTGGGATTTATCGAAAATTGGCGAGGAGCAGAGCTCCGAGGATGCCGAGGACGGCCCACCAGAGCTGCTCTTCATTCATGGTGGCCATACAGCCAAAATCAGCGACTTCTCCTGGAATCCCAATGAGCCATGGATCATTTGCTCTGTATCCGAAGATAATATCATGCAAGTCTGGCAAATGGCCGAGAACGTCTACAACGATGAAGAGCCCGAGATACCCGCCTCCGATCTGGAAACCAATACCGCTTAA
- the LOC117790833 gene encoding uncharacterized protein LOC117790833, with protein sequence MHAHTTEVNNKSVNDAQAEEYLDNLLKNGSQEGDSGAELELPSWYDEQLFKRGQKYFSKYRFVMTSGMLAGLIAVLAIPSILRVLICTRQSSNCLTAYRRYVRTILHTQAWYFHPIEDRSSKFWTSIAAVRKAHSRSSKMSTRCGAGQITQKDLAITQFGFIGFITVGAHRIQLYDEDFLEATSHMWRVLGYLLGIKDEYNVCGKNWAESKQRLEIVMRKVFRPALSDTNNDFYRMTEALIHGLWHINTMFSVNANIYFTKRLAYVKGYEYYSFDYLPGEKFDPLQKSYYNDLNLWDRFIVNYGLFIVTYLHKYSLIRWYFNFRVLLVDFFMYYLPCFAIWNFGIKTAYVRIFKSGGQAQEIQLNLKEE encoded by the exons ATGCACGCACACACGACCgaggtaaataataaaagtgtcAATGATGCCCAGGCCGAGGAGTATTTGGACAACCTTTTAAAAAACGGCAGCCAAGAGGGCGATAGTGGAGCCGAGTTGGAACTACCGTCATGGTACGATGAGCAGCTATTCAAACG aGGACAGAAATATTTTAGCAAGTATCGCTTCGTTATGACCTCCGGCATGTTGGCTGGCTTGATAGCAGTTCTAGCCATACCATCGATTCTGCGTGTGTTGATTTGTACCCGCCAATCTTCAAACTGTCTTACGGCTTATCGCCGTTATGTGCGCACCATTCTACACACTCAGGCCTGGTATTTCCATCCAATCGAGGATAGAAGTAGTAAATTCTGGACCAGTATTGCAGCTGTTAGAAAGGCTCACTCCCGCTCCAGTAAGATGAGCACACGTTGTGGAGCCGGTCAGATAACCCAAAAAGATTTAGCCATAACTCAATTTGGGTTCATTGGCTTTATAACGGTAGGAGCACATCGAATACAGCTATACGATGAGGATTTTCTGGAGGCAACATCCCATATGTGGCGAGTATTGGGCTATTTACTCGGAATCAAGGATGAGTACAATGTATGCGGTAAGAACTGGGCGGAATCCAAGCAGCGCTTGGAAATCGTAATGCGGAAAGTATTCAGACCGGCCTTGTCAGACACgaataatgatttttatcgCATGACTGAAGCACTGATTCATGGACTTTGGCACATTAATACAATGTTTTCAGTTAATgccaacatttattttacgaAACGATTGGCTTACGTAAAGGGATACGAGTATTATAGCTTTGATTATCTTCCAGGAGAAAAATTTGATCCACTGCAAAAGTCATACTATAACGATCTAAATTTATGGGATCGTTTCATCGTAAATTACGGTCTATTCATTGTTACGTATTTACACAAATACAGCTTGATTCGTTGGTACTTTAATTTTCGGGTTTTGCTGGTGGATTTTTTTATGTACTACTTGCCATGCTTTGCCATTTGGAACTTTGGCATCAAAACGGCCTATGTGCGCATTTTTAAGTCAGGAGGTCAGGCACAGgagattcaattaaatttgaaagaagAGTAG
- the LOC117790847 gene encoding DNA-directed RNA polymerase II subunit RPB7 — protein MFYHISLEHEILLHPRYFGPQLLETVKQKLYSEVEGTCTGKYGFVIAVTTIDQIGSGVIQPGQGFVVYPVKYKAIVFRPFKGEVLDAVVKQINKVGMFAEIGPLSCFISHHSIPADMQFCPNGNPPCYKSKDEDVVISGEDKIRLKIVGTRVDATGIFAIGTLMDDYLGLVCN, from the exons ATGTTTTATCAC ATTTCTCTTGAGCACGAAATTCTGCTACACCCGCGCTACTTTGGTCCTCAGCTGCTGGAGACGGTGAAGCAGAAGCTCTATTCGGAGGTGGAGGGCACGTGTACTGGCAAATATGGTTTTGTGATAGCTGTAACAACGATAGATCAAATCGGTTCTGGTGTTATACAGCCGGGACAGGGCTTTGTTGTTTATCCGGTGAAGTATAAGGCAATTGTCTTTCGTCCATTCAAGGGTGAAGTGTTGGACGCCGTGGTCAAGCAGATTAACAAGGTTGGCATGTTTGCCGAAATCGGACCATTGTCATGTTTCATATCACACCAT TCCATTCCGGCGGACATGCAATTCTGTCCAAATGGCAATCCGCCTTGTTACAAGTCCAAAGACGAGGATGTCGTTATCTCAGGTGAAGACAAAATCCGACTTAAGATTGTCGGTACACGTGTGGATGCCACCGGCATT TTTGCTATTGGCACATTGATGGACGACTACCTGGGATTGGTCTGTAATTAA
- the LOC117790812 gene encoding small G protein signaling modulator 3 homolog, which translates to MDMARSIFGRDHEGYVGREEHTRKLQTLSSEDDIGELPPIMEELSVADGLRPNPGGPFSALTPSMWPQEILAKLGGESEMAAAGPNDQPDYRFDEFGFRVEEEDGPEQSSNKLLSIPFMEDTQQRMQWIAHLEFAHNKEANELSWEHVELLLQRTEKLRKMVQNGIPHSLRPQMWMRLSGALSKKQKSETSYQDIVKASSNDQLMTSKQIEKDLLRILPTNACFSHPNGTGIPRLRRILRGIAWLFPDIGYCQGTGVIVACLLLFMEEENAFWMMVTIVEDLLPASYYSSTLLGIQADQRVMQTLIANYLASVDESLKRHDIDLSLITLHWFLTIFANVVHMKILVRIWDWFFYEGSIVLFQLTLGMLKVKEQDLKHLENSAQIFNSLSMCCEVDDVEILFHQALEVGGSLSQTVIDTHRRRHLAYLMADQGHQIGNPEAAANLPKQQLARRQVRKSKSILEAFLFRGDPEAEQLKNKNIRQTEILVDLREAILKVGRHFITIEPKLAGHIQLTANYSSESHAKDHENFINVARTRKRRAKALHDFERHDDDELGFRRNDIITIISQKDEHCWVGELNGLRGWFPAKFVQLLDERSKLYTSAGDDAISETVTDLVRGTLAPAIKAFLEHGMKRPTFLGGPIHPWLFIEEVSSLEVEKDFKSVYSRLVLCKTYRLDEDGKVLTPEELLYRCVQTINQTHDNAHAQMDVKLRSLICLGLNEQVLHLWLEVLCACQEVVQKWYHTWSFIDSPGWVQIKCELRILSQFAFNLNPDWELPPKRGKESQPLKDGVRDMLVKHHLFSWDL; encoded by the exons CCAGAAGTATATTCGGCCGCGACCACGAGGGTTACGTGGGCCGTGAAGAACATACG CGCAAATTGCAGACCTTGAGCTCAGAAGACGATATTGGTGAGCTACCGCCCATAATGGAGGAACTAAGCGTTGCCGATGGCTTACGACCAAATCCTGGAGGTCCTTTCTCAGCTTTAACACCATCAATGTGGCCACAAGAGATATTGGCCAAATTGGGTGGTGAGTCTGAAATGGCGGCAGCTGGACCCAACGACCAACCCGATTATCGTTTCGATGAGTTTGGATTTCGAGTAGAGGAGGAGGATGGTCCCGAACAAAGCTCTAATAAATTGCTCAGCATACCATTTATGGAAGATACACAGCAGCGTATGCAATGGATAGCACACTTGGAATTTGCCCACAACAAAGAGGCCAATGAACTTAGCTGGGAGCATGTCGAATTGCTATTGCAGCGCACAGAGAAGCTGCGCAAAATGGTACAGAACGGAATCCCACACAGTTTGCGACCCCAAATGTGGATGCGTTTATCCGGCGCTCTATCGAAAAAGCAAAAGAGTGAGACTAGCTACCAGGACATTGTTAAGG CTTCCAGCAACGATCAGTTAATGACATCCAAGCAAATCGAAAAGGATCTATTGCGTATATTGCCCACTAATGCATGCTTCAGTCATCCTAATGGCACTGGCATACCACGGCTGCGCCGCATATTGCGCGGCATTGCGTGGTTGTTTCCAGACATTGGCTATTGCCAAGGCACCGGCGTCATTGTGGCCTGTCTGCTGCTGTTCATGGAGGAGGAGAATGCATTTTGGATGATGGTCACCATCGTCGAGGATTTGCTGCCAGCCTCCTACTATAGCTCAACATTGCTGGGTATTCAGGCGGATCAGCGTGTCATGCAGACGCTGATAGCCAACTATTTGGCCAGCGTGGATGAATCGCTCAAGAGGCACGACATTGATCTGTCGCTAATAACTCTGCACTGGTTCCTCACAATCTTTGCCAATGTGGTGCACATGAAGATACTAGTGCGTATTTGGGACTGGTTCTTTTACGAGGGATCTATAGTGCTGTTTCAGCTAACCCTAGGCATGCTCAAGGTTAAGGAACAGGATCTAAAACATTTGGAGAACTCggcacaaatatttaattcgcTTTCCATGTGCTGCGAAGTAGACGACGTTGAGATACTTTTCCACCAGGCTCTCGAAGTGGGCGGCTCGTTGAGCCAAACTGTAATTGACACTCATCGACGTCGCCATTTGGCTTATTTGATGGCCGATCAGGGTCATCAAATTGGCAACCCAGAGGCGGCCGCCAATCTGCCCAAGCAACAGCTGGCCCGACGACAAGTACGCAAAAGTAAATCCATACTGGAAGCATTCCTATTTCGCGGTGATCCAGAAGCGGAGCAGCTAAAGAACAAGAATATACGCCAGACCGAAATTCTTGTGGATCTACGGGAGGCGATTTTAAAAGTAGGCCGTCATTTTATAACCATTGAGCCGAAACTTGCTGGCCATATTCAACTGACAGCTAACTACAGCAGCGAATCTCATGCCAAGGATCATGAGAACTTTATAAATGTGGCAAGGACACGTAAACGACGCGCCAAAGCACTGCACGACTTTGAACGTCATGACGACGATGAGTTGGGATTCAGGCGCAACGATATCATCACAATAATTAGCCAAAAGGATGAGCATTGCTGGGTGGGTGAGCTGAACGGTTTGCGGGGCTGGTTTCCCGCAAAATTTGTGCAGCTACTGGATGAGCGCAGCAAACTGTATACCTCAGCTGGAGATGATGCGATTTCGGAAACGGTGACAGACCTCGTACGTGGAACATTGGCACCGGCTATTAAAGCATTCCTTGAGCATGGTATGAAGCGTCCCACATTCCTGGGCGGTCCTATACACCCGTGGTTATTCATTGAGGAGGTTTCCTCTCTGGAGGTGGAAAAGGACTTTAAATCTGTGTATAGTCGTTTGGTACTTTGCAAAACCTATCGCCTGGATGAGGATGGCAAGGTCTTGACGCCCGAAGAGCTGCTCTATCGCTGTGTGCAGACCATCAATCAAACACACGACAATGCCCATGCCCAAATGGATGTCAAACTGCGTTCCCTCATCTGTCTGGGCCTTAACGAGCAGGTGCTGCATCTATGGCTTGAAGTGCTTTGCGCCTGCCAGGAGGTGGTGCAGAAATGGTATCACACCTGGAGCTTTATTGATTCACCAGGCTGGGTGCAAATCAAATGCGAATTGCGCATACTCTCACAGTTTGCCTTCAATCTGAATCCGGACTGGGAGCTGCCACCTAAGCGTGGCAAGGAATCGCAACCACTAAAAGATGGTGTACGCGATATGCTTGTCAAACATCATTTATTCTCCTGGGACCTGTGA